One Rossellomorea aquimaris DNA window includes the following coding sequences:
- a CDS encoding bifunctional cytochrome P450/NADPH--P450 reductase, giving the protein MTNSNQLPQPKTYGPLGSLPVIDKDKPLQSYMKLARELGPIFQFQFPGRISTFVSSASLAKEICDETRFDKKVGPALQKVRAFGGDGLFTSETTENNWKKAHNILLPSFSQQAMKGYHAKMVDLATQLIQKWARLNPADEIDVPEDMTRLTLDTIGLCGFNYRFNSFYRENSHPFVDSMVRAMDEAMSQTQRLGVQDKLMVKSKKQFKEDIQYMFNLVDELIAERKQNGDQGEDDLLSHMLKGKDPETGEVLDDENIRYQIITFLIAGHETTSGLLSFTIYFLMNNPEKLKKAQQEVDEVLGDDVPDYKRVKKLKYVRMVLNEALRLWPTAPAFSVYAKEDTTLNGKYKVKKDDVFTLIIPELHRDPSVWGDDAESFRPERFEDPSSIPYHAYKPFGNGQRACIGQQFALHEATLVLGMILQHFDLIDHREYQLDVKETLTLKPDGLTMRVSPRKPVMSFTAASSEEVISEKKAEQASLESSHGTPLHILFGSNMGTAEGIARDLAETGRQQGFITEVAPLNDFTGGLPTEGAVLIVSASYNGNPPDNADAFVSWLNETEEGTLNGVRYAVFGCGDHNWATTYQRIPTFIDEQMEQKGAHRLSNTGHGDASDDFEGDYEKWSDALWPNLAKELNIELHQNGQESRSITMNFVSDVSDTPLARTHHAFTSVVSRNIELQNVESGRNTRHIELTLPEGVDYEVGDHIGVLPRNPSVLVERVLSRFNLNGEDYVQLTGDPGKAVHLPTEKPVILKELLSNYVEFQEPATRSQIRALASHTVCPPHVLELEELLEDGTYKREILGKRITMLDLVEKYLACEIPFEGFLLLLPALKARYYSISSSPLYKEGEASITVSVVRGDAWSGHGEYKGIASNYLAERSEGDKIACFISTPQSNFQLPDETETPIVMIGPGTGIAPFRGFIQARRILKEKGETLGAAHLYFGCRNPQHDFLYQEELEKAEQDGIVTLHTAFSRCPGQEKTYVQHRLAENAEDILPILKDGGRLYICGDGGKMAPDVERTLVECYMHFYQTTKEEAAEWLGSLEEDGRYAKDVWAGA; this is encoded by the coding sequence ATGACAAACTCAAACCAACTACCGCAGCCAAAGACGTATGGACCCCTCGGCAGTTTGCCGGTCATCGATAAAGACAAACCTCTTCAATCCTATATGAAGCTTGCAAGAGAACTCGGCCCGATCTTTCAGTTTCAATTTCCGGGACGTATCAGTACGTTTGTATCGAGTGCCTCCCTTGCTAAAGAAATTTGTGACGAAACACGATTTGATAAGAAAGTCGGCCCGGCCCTGCAAAAAGTAAGAGCATTTGGCGGCGACGGCCTTTTCACAAGTGAAACGACGGAAAACAATTGGAAAAAGGCGCATAATATCCTGCTTCCAAGTTTCAGCCAGCAGGCAATGAAAGGCTATCATGCTAAAATGGTCGATCTCGCCACCCAACTTATTCAGAAGTGGGCCCGCTTAAATCCGGCTGATGAAATCGATGTTCCTGAAGATATGACTCGCTTAACCTTGGATACGATCGGTCTCTGCGGGTTTAATTACCGCTTTAACAGCTTTTATCGGGAAAATTCCCACCCATTTGTCGACAGTATGGTCCGGGCAATGGACGAAGCCATGAGTCAAACGCAGCGACTTGGTGTTCAAGATAAATTGATGGTTAAATCTAAAAAACAATTCAAGGAAGACATTCAATACATGTTCAATCTGGTTGATGAATTGATTGCGGAACGGAAACAAAATGGTGATCAGGGTGAGGATGACCTGCTCTCCCATATGTTAAAAGGGAAGGATCCGGAAACGGGTGAAGTGCTAGATGATGAGAACATCCGTTATCAAATCATTACTTTTTTAATTGCTGGACACGAAACAACAAGTGGTCTTCTATCGTTTACCATTTACTTTCTCATGAATAATCCGGAAAAATTGAAGAAAGCGCAGCAAGAAGTGGATGAAGTGCTGGGTGACGACGTTCCTGATTATAAACGAGTGAAGAAATTGAAATATGTTCGCATGGTGCTTAATGAAGCACTTCGTCTATGGCCGACAGCACCGGCATTTTCCGTTTATGCAAAAGAAGACACGACGCTAAACGGGAAATACAAAGTTAAGAAAGATGATGTATTCACCCTTATTATTCCAGAGCTTCACCGTGATCCATCCGTTTGGGGAGATGACGCAGAATCGTTTAGACCAGAGCGTTTTGAGGACCCGTCTTCGATTCCGTATCACGCTTACAAACCTTTCGGAAACGGGCAGCGCGCCTGCATCGGCCAGCAGTTTGCCCTTCACGAAGCGACGCTTGTTCTCGGAATGATTTTGCAACACTTTGATCTGATTGATCATAGAGAATATCAATTGGATGTAAAAGAAACCTTGACCCTCAAGCCAGATGGTTTGACGATGCGCGTTTCACCTCGGAAACCGGTCATGTCCTTTACAGCTGCTTCTTCGGAAGAAGTGATATCTGAGAAAAAAGCAGAACAAGCTTCTCTAGAGTCGTCTCATGGTACACCACTCCATATTCTGTTTGGTTCAAACATGGGAACAGCTGAAGGAATCGCCCGCGATCTTGCTGAAACAGGTCGTCAACAAGGCTTCATTACCGAGGTTGCCCCTTTAAATGATTTTACGGGCGGGCTTCCGACAGAAGGAGCGGTTCTCATTGTTTCTGCTTCCTATAACGGAAATCCTCCGGACAATGCGGACGCATTCGTTTCTTGGCTAAATGAAACGGAGGAAGGAACACTAAACGGTGTTCGCTATGCGGTATTCGGATGTGGCGACCACAACTGGGCGACTACGTACCAACGCATCCCTACCTTCATTGATGAGCAGATGGAACAAAAAGGAGCTCATCGCCTGTCTAACACAGGCCATGGTGATGCAAGCGACGATTTTGAAGGAGATTACGAGAAATGGTCGGATGCTCTTTGGCCAAATCTAGCAAAAGAATTGAACATAGAACTTCATCAAAACGGGCAAGAAAGCAGGTCAATCACGATGAATTTTGTCAGTGATGTCAGTGACACACCACTTGCCCGCACTCATCATGCTTTTACATCGGTGGTAAGTAGAAATATTGAATTGCAGAATGTGGAAAGTGGAAGGAATACAAGACATATTGAGTTGACTCTTCCAGAGGGTGTTGACTATGAGGTAGGAGACCATATTGGGGTGCTTCCACGGAATCCAAGCGTTCTTGTTGAGCGAGTGCTCAGTCGATTCAACCTGAACGGCGAAGATTATGTCCAACTTACTGGAGATCCCGGAAAAGCAGTCCACCTTCCAACAGAGAAGCCAGTAATTCTTAAGGAATTACTCTCTAATTATGTGGAATTCCAAGAACCTGCTACCCGTTCCCAAATCCGGGCACTTGCGTCTCATACTGTATGTCCTCCCCATGTATTAGAGCTTGAAGAGCTATTGGAGGATGGAACGTACAAAAGGGAGATACTCGGTAAACGGATCACCATGCTGGACCTGGTGGAAAAGTACCTTGCCTGTGAAATTCCGTTTGAAGGGTTCCTGCTTTTACTCCCAGCACTAAAAGCAAGATACTACTCGATTTCAAGCTCTCCCCTCTACAAAGAAGGAGAAGCGAGCATCACGGTCAGCGTCGTTCGCGGAGATGCATGGAGCGGACATGGAGAATACAAAGGAATTGCATCAAACTATCTGGCAGAACGTTCCGAAGGCGATAAGATAGCGTGCTTTATCTCTACACCTCAATCGAACTTCCAGCTTCCGGACGAAACCGAAACACCAATAGTCATGATCGGACCTGGAACAGGAATTGCACCATTCAGGGGATTTATCCAGGCACGCCGCATTCTTAAAGAAAAAGGAGAAACGCTGGGAGCAGCCCATCTTTACTTCGGCTGTCGCAATCCACAACACGATTTCTTATATCAAGAGGAATTAGAGAAGGCCGAACAAGATGGAATCGTAACTCTTCACACCGCGTTCTCAAGATGCCCTGGTCAAGAAAAGACGTACGTCCAGCATCGATTGGCGGAAAACGCTGAAGACATCCTTCCTATATTGAAAGATGGCGGCCGCTTATACATCTGTGGAGACGGTGGTAAAATGGCACCAGATGTGGAACGCACATTAGTAGAATGCTATATGCATTTCTATCAAACAACGAAAGAAGAAGCTGCCGAATGGCTGGGATCACTTGAAGAAGATGGTCGATATGCCAAGGACGTTTGGGCAGGAGCGTAA
- a CDS encoding TetR/AcrR family transcriptional regulator: MATAVNKRDSIISSALVLFAERGYDATTIPMIATSAGVGAGTIYRYFENKEVLGNKLFQEYVRIFTETLENEFPYDETIRDQFHHIFKAMILFTTKQSHALYFIKTHSSAHFLDKASHDSFQGLLDILKNFFDSGKEKKEIKELPSSALIAIVYGAFLELQRLVRIGELEPEAKLLEDVEESIWDAVRLHV, translated from the coding sequence TTTGCTGAGCGTGGATATGACGCGACTACGATTCCAATGATTGCGACATCGGCAGGAGTTGGAGCCGGTACCATCTATCGTTACTTTGAAAATAAAGAAGTGCTTGGCAACAAGCTTTTTCAAGAGTATGTAAGGATATTTACAGAAACTCTTGAAAATGAGTTCCCTTATGATGAAACCATTCGGGATCAATTTCATCATATATTTAAAGCCATGATTCTATTTACAACAAAGCAAAGCCATGCACTTTATTTTATTAAAACACATAGCAGTGCCCATTTTTTAGACAAAGCAAGTCATGATAGCTTTCAAGGACTCCTGGATATCCTAAAGAATTTTTTTGATTCAGGAAAAGAGAAAAAAGAAATTAAGGAGCTTCCTTCCTCCGCTCTGATTGCCATCGTTTACGGAGCTTTTCTAGAGCTTCAACGATTAGTTCGTATTGGGGAGCTGGAGCCGGAAGCAAAACTATTAGAAGATGTAGAAGAAAGTATCTGGGACGCTGTACGATTACATGTATGA